The Castor canadensis chromosome 8, mCasCan1.hap1v2, whole genome shotgun sequence genome contains a region encoding:
- the Acr gene encoding acrosin isoform X2 — protein MEPCEVMICRSGWGRSMVEMLPTAILLALAVPVVAKDNSTCDGPCGLRFRQNLQGALRVVGGQSAQHGAWPWMVSLQIFMIHNSRRYHACGGILLNSHWVLTAAHCFDNQKKIYDWRLIFGAQEIEYGNSKPVKAPLQERYVEKIVIHEKYSAVTEGNDIALLKITPPIPCGRFIGPACLPHFKAGPPKVPQTCYVAGWGYIKENVPRPSPLLQEARVNLIDLDLCNSTQWYNGRVMSTNVCAGYPEGKIDTCQRWASHVQRQCKQPFCGRGDNKLGSRLCPC, from the exons ATGGAGCCTTGTGAGGTCATGATTTGTAGGTCAGGTTGGGGCAGGAGTATGGTAGAGATGCTGCCAACTGCCATTCTGCTCGCCTTGGCAGTGCCTGTAGTTGCCAAAGATAACTCCACGTGTGA TGGCCCCTGTGGGTTACGGTTCAGGCAGAACCTGCAAGGGGCTCTCCGGGTTGTTGGAGGGCAGTCTGCGCAGCACGGGGCCTGGCCGTGGATGGTCAGCCTCCAGATCTTCATGATCCACAACAGCCGCAGGTACCATGCATGTGGAGGCATCTTGCTGAATTCCCACTGGGTGCTTACAGCTGCGCACTGCTTCGATAACCAAAA AAAAATCTATGACTGGAGACTGATTTTTGGAGCACAGGAAATCGAATATGGGAACAGTAAGCCAGTGAAGGCACCTCTGCAGGAGAGATATGTGGAGAAAATTGTCATCCATGAAAAATACAGTGCTGTGACAGAAGGGAACGACATTGCTCTCTTGAAGATCACCCCTCCTATCCCATGTGGTCGTTTCATTGGGCCAGCCTGTCTGCCCCATTTTAAGGCTGGCCCTCCTAAAGTTCCCCAGACCTGCTACGtggctgggtggggatacataaAAGAGAACG TCCCCAGGCCATCACCTCTCCTGCAGGAGGCACGCGTGAATCTCATCGACCTTGACCTGTGTAACTCAACCCAGTGGTACAATGGGCGTGTCATGTCAACTAACGTGTGTGCAGGGTATCCTGAAGGAAAGATTGACACATGCCAG CGGTGGGCCTCTCATGTGCAGAGACAATGCAAACAGCCCTTTTGTGGTCGTGGGGATAACAAGCTGGGGAGTAGGCTGTGCCCGTGCTAA
- the Acr gene encoding acrosin isoform X1, which produces MEPCEVMICRSGWGRSMVEMLPTAILLALAVPVVAKDNSTCDGPCGLRFRQNLQGALRVVGGQSAQHGAWPWMVSLQIFMIHNSRRYHACGGILLNSHWVLTAAHCFDNQKKIYDWRLIFGAQEIEYGNSKPVKAPLQERYVEKIVIHEKYSAVTEGNDIALLKITPPIPCGRFIGPACLPHFKAGPPKVPQTCYVAGWGYIKENVPRPSPLLQEARVNLIDLDLCNSTQWYNGRVMSTNVCAGYPEGKIDTCQGDSGGPLMCRDNANSPFVVVGITSWGVGCARAKRPGIYTATWDYLDWIASKIGPNALHMIQPATPPPPTTRPQQPQVRPLSSRPPSSRPPWYFQRPNRPPHPPHPPLPHPFLPLQTQSQTPAAQAQSPPQFLPSPPPSPPPSSHTNLPQGLSFAKRLQQLIEALKGRAYSISKSSYYEITELPETIPS; this is translated from the exons ATGGAGCCTTGTGAGGTCATGATTTGTAGGTCAGGTTGGGGCAGGAGTATGGTAGAGATGCTGCCAACTGCCATTCTGCTCGCCTTGGCAGTGCCTGTAGTTGCCAAAGATAACTCCACGTGTGA TGGCCCCTGTGGGTTACGGTTCAGGCAGAACCTGCAAGGGGCTCTCCGGGTTGTTGGAGGGCAGTCTGCGCAGCACGGGGCCTGGCCGTGGATGGTCAGCCTCCAGATCTTCATGATCCACAACAGCCGCAGGTACCATGCATGTGGAGGCATCTTGCTGAATTCCCACTGGGTGCTTACAGCTGCGCACTGCTTCGATAACCAAAA AAAAATCTATGACTGGAGACTGATTTTTGGAGCACAGGAAATCGAATATGGGAACAGTAAGCCAGTGAAGGCACCTCTGCAGGAGAGATATGTGGAGAAAATTGTCATCCATGAAAAATACAGTGCTGTGACAGAAGGGAACGACATTGCTCTCTTGAAGATCACCCCTCCTATCCCATGTGGTCGTTTCATTGGGCCAGCCTGTCTGCCCCATTTTAAGGCTGGCCCTCCTAAAGTTCCCCAGACCTGCTACGtggctgggtggggatacataaAAGAGAACG TCCCCAGGCCATCACCTCTCCTGCAGGAGGCACGCGTGAATCTCATCGACCTTGACCTGTGTAACTCAACCCAGTGGTACAATGGGCGTGTCATGTCAACTAACGTGTGTGCAGGGTATCCTGAAGGAAAGATTGACACATGCCAG GGGGACAGCGGTGGGCCTCTCATGTGCAGAGACAATGCAAACAGCCCTTTTGTGGTCGTGGGGATAACAAGCTGGGGAGTAGGCTGTGCCCGTGCTAAGCGCCCTGGAATCTACACAGCCACCTGGGACTACCTGGACTGGATTGCTTCCAAGATTGGACCTAATGCCTTGCACATGATTCAGCcggccacccctcccccacctacTACTCGACCACAACAGCCCCAAGTCCGACCACTTTCCTCCCGCCCTCCCTCTTCTCGCCCTCCTTGGTATTTCCAACGGCCAAATCgccctcctcatcctcctcatcctcctcttccaCACCCTTTTCTGCCACTTCAAACCCAATCCCAAACTCCTGCAGCTCAAGCTCAATCCCCACCCCAATTTTTACCCTCACCCCCACCTTCACCTCCACCCTCATCTCACACCAATCTTCCCCAAGGACTTTCTTTTGCCAAGCGCCTACAACAGCTTATAGAGGCTCTGAAGGGGAGGGCTTATTCTATCTCAAAGAGCTCTTACTATGAGATCACAGAGCTTCCAGAAACAATCCCCTCCTAA